From the genome of Aliarcobacter lanthieri:
TTCTTCTTTTAACCTTTTTAAAGTTTCTATTGTAATGTGTGGCTTTCCTAAATAAAGGTCACTATAAGCTGTTGTTAAAAGATATATAGGATTACTATTATTAGATATTTTAAAATCAGCTCTTGAAAGTATTCCTAAAGCTTTTAAAATATCTATATAATATTTTGAAGTAATTAAAGAGCTATCTATAAAATTATTATTATATTTTAAAGGAATATTATCTTGTAATCTAGCAAAATATCTATAATCATCTTCATCTTTTTGTTTTTGTACAAGTTTTAAAAGATATATAAAACTATCTTTTTCATACTCTTCAAGTAAAATATGATTTAATAAAGATTCATTATTGTACATTTTCTTTAAAAAATCTATTGCCTTATAAAAAATTGTTCCTTCATATTGTTTTGATGGTTCTACAACATTGTAACTACTATTTACAAATAATTTATATACTTCTTTACCAAAATAACTATATAATCCCCCACTATCTCGTATTGATTTATCTATAAATGATTTCTCTTTATCTCCTAAATTCACATTTAAATAATTTGCTGTTATAAAATACATAATTGCGTAAAGCCTATTTCCTGGACTTAATTTATATGCTTTTTCAAAATTTATATAAGCATTTGAGAAATCATCTATTTGAGCATAAGATAATCCTAAGTTATAGTAAACATAGGCTTTTGAGTCACTTTTAATGAGTTTTTTTAGTTCATTGACTCTTACTATAGGATCTTTTTTTACTAAATTAACAAATTTTGTATTATAATCAACCATACTTTCAAGATTCTCTACACTATTATCTTCCCCATATATAAAACCTTTTACAGAATCATATATTATCTCTTTAGAGTCAGAAAATACAAATGGTGCAAAATAATATATAAATTCAATTTTTCTATCTTCATTAAATTTCAGAATTTGATTTAAATAATCTTTTGGAGAATACAAGTCTTTATTAAAAAATATTTCAAACGGCATTTTTGTATTTAATTTAAAGTTCTTATTTGCACTAATAAAATCTAGATTTTCTTTAACATCTTCAAATCTATTTTGTTTTAGTTCAACATAAGTAGAAACCCACAAAATCTTATCTAATAGATCTTTATCTTTTTCTTCTTCTTTTAGTTTTTTAAGAATTTTAGATGCTCTAGCAAAGTTATTTAATTTTACATAAATCATTGCTTTTTTAAAATCAAGTGAATAACTCATGGCATTTAAAGCTGCAAGTGCATTTTCATAATCTTTAATATATAAGTATCTATTTGCTAGCTCTTTTAATATCGCATCTTTAATACCTGTTATTAATTCATTATATTCAGATAATTTGTTACTATTTTGGAAAATAGTTACTAAATCTAACATATATTTATCATCTTTTGTTATTAAGAATAAATAATAGCAAGATGAAATAAAAGAGTATGGCTGATTTATAAGATTTGTTTTTTTTGAATATATTCTTTTAAAAGTGTTTATAGCTTCTTCTTTTTTATTTTGTTTATAATAAATAATGCCTATATTAAGTAAAGATGGAGCTTCAAAAACTTCAGAAGTTTTATTAAATAATTTTAAAGCATCTTCATACTCATTTTTCTTGAAAAGTAATACTGCTTTATTAAAATCAACTTGTATCTCTAGATTTTCATTTGAATTCTCAAGTTTTTGTAATTCAAAAATTACTTGTGGTTGTGATTCTATAATATTATTTGCATATAAAATAGTATTACTAAATAAAAAAAATATAACTATTTTATATACAAAATTTTTCAAAATATTCCTAAATAATTGCATTAACTTGTGCAAATAACTCTTCATTTCTTCTTTGCAAGTCATTTATTTTATTTTTTAAAGTAATATTTTCTAATCTTAAAGCTTGTAGATCATCTCTTGCTACTTGAAGATTTTCTTGGTTGTTTTTCAAACTATTTGTACCTATTTTTACTTGTTTTTCATATCGTTTAATTAAAGCTTCTAGTCTTAAAACTTCTTCATCAATAATTTCTTTTTCTTCTTTTATCTTTTTGTACATAGCTTTATAAGCATTTGTACTTGAAATAAAATACAATAACAATATTGCTAATACAGTTGATATTATAAAATCCAAATTTTTTCCTATGTTTAAATAGAGCAAGAAGAAATCTTACTCTATTTAGAATATTATCTTTTTAAGTTAATAAGTGTACTTAACAACTCATCTGAAGTTGTAATTGATTTTGCATTTGCCTCAAATGCTCTTTGGAATACCATTAGGTTTACTAAGCTTTCACTTAAATCTGCTTTACTTATTTCTAAAGCTTTTCCCATTACTCCAGATGTATTATTATTGTTAATACTATAAATTGCATTTCCAGATTCTTGAGTCTTCTGGAAATTATTATTTCCTACTGCCTCAAGTCCTCTATTATTTGTGAATCTAGCAATAGAAACTTGTCCTACAGCATATAAAACTCCACCTTCATTTATAGTAATAAGACCTGTATCATCTATATTAAATGCTCCAAATTTATTATCAGAAATACCTAAAGCATCAAGTCTTAATTGAAGGCTACTTTGAGTTGAAGTTTGGTCAACTCTAGTAACAATTTCCATAAATTCTCCACCAGCACCTTTTCTTCCAGAATAATCTGGGTTTACTTCAATAAAAGTCGGATTAGTTACAGGAGGTACTGCACTTGCATCTGTATATGAAAGTTTAGCATCAAACTCAACATCATAATTTGAACTATTTGTCTCTATTACTAAATTACCATTTACATTTTTAGCAACTAAATAATCACCTAATTGTGGTCCAGAAGCTGTTGTTGAATTATTTATAGCATCTACTATGTCATCCAATGTTGCTCCTGCTGGAATTGCAATAGGAAGCGCTTGAGGAGGTACATTTCCATCATTTGGAACAGGAATATTATATCCCAAATTTTTATCATATATATCTATACTAAATTCATATGCTCTAGTAGTACTTCCTAAAGAACCATATAAATCTTGTGTTGTATATACACTTTGTTGATTCCCAGTAATAAGTCTTGAAAGTGTATCTCTTGCGGCATCAATAGCTGCTTTTCCAGAACCAGCAACTGCAGTAGCTGTTGTTTGAAAAGAACCTTTTTTAGAAGTATTAACACTTTCACCTGCTGTTTCACTAACTTCTGTTATTTTAAACTCTTTTCCAGGAATTAAACCTTTAATTTGAATAGTACCTCTTAACATATCTGATAAACTTGTACTCTCTTCATACATTCCACTATCAGTTAATCCACTTTCAGTAGGATTTAGTCTATTTACAGCCATATATGCTACAAGTCCACCTGAACCTGAATTTGAGATTTTATCTGCCATAGCTTTATATGTATTTATTTTACCTGCAAGCTGATCATATTTTGCCACTTCAGCATCTTTTGCAGCTCTATCTGCTTCTGTTGCTGTAGGCATAGCTTCTAGTACTGCTGGATCTACTAAATTATATAAAGCTCTTTCATCAACTGGAGATGTAGGAAGAGAATTCCAAAGTTGCTCTCTCCAATCTGATGTAGATTTTGTTGGAATATATTCTTGAGTATAAACAGCTCCATTTATAACTACTCGAATTGAACTTCCATCTGCTCCAAGAAGAGAATCAGGATAAACTCCAGTTCCAAAATCTATTTGAGATACTTGAGATATAGAGCCTTGAGATGGTAAAGTTGGATCATCTTTATATTTTTGAAGCCAAGCATTATAATCAGCTAATGCCAAATCTATATCTTTTAGTTTTGAAGCTTTTGTTTTTGCTCCAGCACCACTAAATACAGAAGTATTATCTGACTTTGCTGTTTCACTATAATTTGTAGCTTTTGAAGTTATAGTTTCTATATAATCCCCATGTCTAACTATAGTATTCCCAAGATTTTTTGTGTAAGCTTCCGTAAATCTTGTAGCATTTGGATTTGTACTTATTACATCGTTTTTTGTATCAATTGAACTCATAGCCCAACCTTGTACTTCATATCCATCTGCTGTTTGTAGTGTTCCACTCTCTCCCATTCGGAAATTTCCAGCTCTTGTATAGAAAGTTTCTGCTGTTCCTAAGGTATTTTTATTTATTACAGTGAAAAAACCATCACCTTGAAGTGCCACATCATATTCTACACCAGTAATTTTTGAACCACCAGTTACAAATATTTTTTCTGCATCTTGCACAAATGATCCTTTACCTATTTTATTTTGGTAAACTTGATCTGCAAATGAGATTCTTCCTGCTTTATATCCAACTGTATTAACATTTGCTATGTTATTTGATTCGTTGTCTAAAGCTGTTTGATGTGCTGCTAATCCTGATATTCCAGTCCATAATGCACCTATCATGATTAATCCTTTATATTAAGGTAAATGAACATAAATGTTCATACTTTTATACAATTATTTGTACAAAAGTATGAGCAAAAGCCCATACTATTTTATTAAACCTATTGCTGTTTGTAAAAACTCATCTGAAGTTGTAATAGATTTAGAATTTGCTTCAAATGCTTTTTGATAAACCATTATTTGAGTAAGTGTTGTTCCATAGTCAATATTAGCTCTTTCAAGTGATTTTCCTTTTATTGTATTCATAGTATCAGCATTGAAAGGGTTTCCTGATAAATCTGTTTTTGAATATAGATTACCACCAGCAGGATTTAAACCTTGTTCATTTCTAAAAGCAGCTGTACTTAATCTTCCAACTAAAAATTTATTATCTCCACTTTTTACAAAGATAAATCCATCATCAGATATTTCAACATCAGCTACTTCTTTATCTGTTAATCCTAAAATATCTAATCTTACATTTATATCTGTCATACCAATAGTACTCAAATCAGCATAATCCAAGACATTAGTTATCTCTAAATATTTAGCATCTGCTTTTTCAACAGCAGATTTTAAAGCTTCTTTTGCACTATCAATCATAGACATTCCAGAACCTTTAATAGCTTCTTGAGTATTTGTAGATTTCAATTTTTCATCGTTTAACTTAATTTCACTTATTTTAAACTCTTTTCCTTGAATTAAACTCTCTATTTCAATAGTACCACTTTTTGCACTTGAAGTAAATCCAGAATATGCTGAAATTTTATCTGATAAATCTTGCATAGCTTTTATTAAACTATTTGCATTTGAATAAGCAGCAATATAGTCATCTCTTAAAGTTTGTTTATCTAATTTTGCTTGTATTTCTTCTGGAGTTGTTATTGGCATAGAATCAATATCAGCTTGTGTTGGAATAGTTGATGGATTAACCAAACCATATTTTGTTCTTCCACTATCATCTAAAAAGTTATATAAATTTTCCATATCTTCTTGATTTATATTACCATTATGATCAAATTCTATACTAAAAGTTTTGTTTTCTATTGTAATAGTTAATTTATTTCCTTCTGGTACAAGAGATGATATTTTTGAAGAGAAATCAACTTGAGATTTCTGAGTTTGAGAAGCTACTTCTGGAACATTTGGTGTTAATTGATACTCTTTTAATTTATTTATATAATCTTCTCTTAAAGCATCTATATCATTTATTTTCGATTGTGAAGACTTATAATTATCACCTTTTAGTGAGATATCATCATCTTTTGCAGAAGATACATAATCTGTTGTTCTTGCATTTATATTATAAATAGTTCCTAAACTATTACTGATATTTGTTGATACAATATTTTTTGTAAATTGATCTGTAAATATAGTATCAGCAGGATTTGTAGAACTTGTTAATCTGCTTTGAGGAACTAAACCTTGCATTTTATAATTATCTTGGTTTACTAAAAATCCATCTTTTGCTTGTACTAAGTTTCCAGCTCTTGTATAAAAAATTTCATCAGGATTTTCTCTACTTCTCACTATAAAGAAACCTTGTCCTTCAAGTGCAACATCTATTCCAACTCCTGTTCCTACAATTTGTCCTTGTTGAAATTGTTTTGAAATACTTTGGCTTCCTACTCCATATCCCATACCATTATTATACAACAAATCTGAAAAAGTTATTTGATCTTTTTTATGTCCAACTGTATTAGAATTTGCTAGATTGTTTGACTCAACAGCTATTCCTCTATCTTGTTGATAAATACCTGACATTCCTTTCCACATTGCACCTATCATAATAAGTCCTTTTAGTAAACTTTAGTAATTGAAGAAAATGGAAATTCAGTAGGATTTTTAGAGTAGATATTACCATCATTTCCACTTAACTCATATTTATGTTCTTCTAATGTTTTTCCATCTTTGTCTTTTATTATTAATTTTCCATCTTCAAGTTTTGGAACTCCTGGTCCATCCAAAACTATAGTTTCTCCAGTTTTTTTACCATTTTCATCATATATATTTCCATCTACATCATATACTATATCTTTCGACTTTGCATCTTCACCTTCACCTTCTGTTAATTTTACTCCAGAGTGAGTATATAAATATTCATAGGCTACAACTATTACTTCTCCATCTTTCATTTCGATAGAGCCAACCGTATAACCTTTTGTTGAACCATCTTCATAAGTTGAACCATTCTCAACTCCTCTTCCAATAATTCCAGTTGCTGTAGAAAGTGATGATTGAGTAAATGCTGTTTGAATCGATTGTAAAGCTTTAATCATTTCCATATTTGAATTTAATGTACTCATTTGCATCTGTGTTGATAACATTTTAGATGAATCCATAGGCTTTGTAGGATCTTGAAGTTTAAGCTCCTCAATCATAAGCTTTAAAAAATCATTTGTTGTTAATTGATCATTACTTATACTTTGAGTGTATTGATTACCATATGCGTCTGTTGCACTATTTACTGTCATACTATTATCTGCCATTTTAAACTCCTTATATCATATGTTCATCAAAGAAATATCTAACAACATTATCAGAATCCATAGCATCTTGAACTCTAACTGCTAGTTTCTCATCAATTACGATTATATCACCAGTTCCTATAATCCTTGAATTTACATAAATTTCTCCACCAGAACCTGCTGGTTTATGCAAAGAGATTATATCACCTTCTGTTAATTTCAAAAATTCACCAATAGATATACTTGTGCTACCAAGCATAACATCAACAACAATTTCTGTATCAACTAATAAATCATAAACTCTTTCACTAATTTCCATTTTAATACTTTTTTATATTATTTAGTAGATTATAACATAAAATCTATATTATATTACTAAATCTAAGGATTCAAGCATTGAAGATACTTTTGCTTCAATACTTCCATCATAATTTCCTAAATCACTAGCAATAACAACTCCCCCTGCTACAACATTAGCATCTTCAGAAAGTTCTATAAAAGGTTCTAATTCTAAATCTTTTTTTAAGATATAATAATCTTTTGGATTAAGATGAATTTTAACTTTTGAAGCATTTTTAAGTTTTAAAAGCAATTGATTTATAGTTTGTTTAGCGATTTTTGTAGAGTTTTCACCTACTTCAATATTTATAATTTTTTGTGCAATAGTAATAGATGTTTTTAAAAGTTTACTTTCTAACTGAAAAGTTGCTTGTTCAAAAAATGTTGCATATTGTTTTAAATCTTTTATAGCTTTTACAACTTGTGCATCTAAATCTTTTCCCTTTGTTATAGCATCTTGTTCAATCATTGTAACTTTTTGTGACACTTGTTCAATCTTTTGAGTTAATTTCTCAAATTCTAGAAATATTGGTTCTATTTTTTCAAGTACTTCACTATTATCTACGATGTTTACATGCTCTTTAAGAGTATGCTTTTCTTCTTCAATATTTTGAACTTTAGCAGTTTGTTCAACTTCTTCATCGCCAATTTTTAATGGTACAAAATGTTGAGATTCTTCTTTATCTACTTTTAAGTTTTTCTTATTAAAACTAGATAATTCAAATTTTTGTATATTATCATCAGTTCTTACTACTTTTGCAGTTGAATATACATTTTCAGCCATTAATTGTTCTCTCTTTCTATTACTCCATCATCCATTAACTTTTGGGCAACAGCAAGCATTCTTCTTTGAGCAGCTTCAATATCTTTGATTTTAACTTTTGTAAGCATTTCGCTCTCTTCAAAGAATCTATCTTTAACCCTTT
Proteins encoded in this window:
- a CDS encoding tetratricopeptide repeat protein, whose amino-acid sequence is MKNFVYKIVIFFLFSNTILYANNIIESQPQVIFELQKLENSNENLEIQVDFNKAVLLFKKNEYEDALKLFNKTSEVFEAPSLLNIGIIYYKQNKKEEAINTFKRIYSKKTNLINQPYSFISSCYYLFLITKDDKYMLDLVTIFQNSNKLSEYNELITGIKDAILKELANRYLYIKDYENALAALNAMSYSLDFKKAMIYVKLNNFARASKILKKLKEEEKDKDLLDKILWVSTYVELKQNRFEDVKENLDFISANKNFKLNTKMPFEIFFNKDLYSPKDYLNQILKFNEDRKIEFIYYFAPFVFSDSKEIIYDSVKGFIYGEDNSVENLESMVDYNTKFVNLVKKDPIVRVNELKKLIKSDSKAYVYYNLGLSYAQIDDFSNAYINFEKAYKLSPGNRLYAIMYFITANYLNVNLGDKEKSFIDKSIRDSGGLYSYFGKEVYKLFVNSSYNVVEPSKQYEGTIFYKAIDFLKKMYNNESLLNHILLEEYEKDSFIYLLKLVQKQKDEDDYRYFARLQDNIPLKYNNNFIDSSLITSKYYIDILKALGILSRADFKISNNSNPIYLLTTAYSDLYLGKPHITIETLKRLKEEFMYENKFSMYLTVAAFLESNRPEDASIQITLIKAFYKDKDTDFLTAIQLIQNMNISSAKQFLENKYNNPYIDFRILRFDELMLVL
- a CDS encoding flagellar hook-basal body complex protein; its protein translation is MIGALWTGISGLAAHQTALDNESNNIANVNTVGYKAGRISFADQVYQNKIGKGSFVQDAEKIFVTGGSKITGVEYDVALQGDGFFTVINKNTLGTAETFYTRAGNFRMGESGTLQTADGYEVQGWAMSSIDTKNDVISTNPNATRFTEAYTKNLGNTIVRHGDYIETITSKATNYSETAKSDNTSVFSGAGAKTKASKLKDIDLALADYNAWLQKYKDDPTLPSQGSISQVSQIDFGTGVYPDSLLGADGSSIRVVINGAVYTQEYIPTKSTSDWREQLWNSLPTSPVDERALYNLVDPAVLEAMPTATEADRAAKDAEVAKYDQLAGKINTYKAMADKISNSGSGGLVAYMAVNRLNPTESGLTDSGMYEESTSLSDMLRGTIQIKGLIPGKEFKITEVSETAGESVNTSKKGSFQTTATAVAGSGKAAIDAARDTLSRLITGNQQSVYTTQDLYGSLGSTTRAYEFSIDIYDKNLGYNIPVPNDGNVPPQALPIAIPAGATLDDIVDAINNSTTASGPQLGDYLVAKNVNGNLVIETNSSNYDVEFDAKLSYTDASAVPPVTNPTFIEVNPDYSGRKGAGGEFMEIVTRVDQTSTQSSLQLRLDALGISDNKFGAFNIDDTGLITINEGGVLYAVGQVSIARFTNNRGLEAVGNNNFQKTQESGNAIYSINNNNTSGVMGKALEISKADLSESLVNLMVFQRAFEANAKSITTSDELLSTLINLKR
- a CDS encoding flagellar hook-basal body complex protein; the encoded protein is MIGAMWKGMSGIYQQDRGIAVESNNLANSNTVGHKKDQITFSDLLYNNGMGYGVGSQSISKQFQQGQIVGTGVGIDVALEGQGFFIVRSRENPDEIFYTRAGNLVQAKDGFLVNQDNYKMQGLVPQSRLTSSTNPADTIFTDQFTKNIVSTNISNSLGTIYNINARTTDYVSSAKDDDISLKGDNYKSSQSKINDIDALREDYINKLKEYQLTPNVPEVASQTQKSQVDFSSKISSLVPEGNKLTITIENKTFSIEFDHNGNINQEDMENLYNFLDDSGRTKYGLVNPSTIPTQADIDSMPITTPEEIQAKLDKQTLRDDYIAAYSNANSLIKAMQDLSDKISAYSGFTSSAKSGTIEIESLIQGKEFKISEIKLNDEKLKSTNTQEAIKGSGMSMIDSAKEALKSAVEKADAKYLEITNVLDYADLSTIGMTDINVRLDILGLTDKEVADVEISDDGFIFVKSGDNKFLVGRLSTAAFRNEQGLNPAGGNLYSKTDLSGNPFNADTMNTIKGKSLERANIDYGTTLTQIMVYQKAFEANSKSITTSDEFLQTAIGLIK
- a CDS encoding flagellar hook assembly protein FlgD yields the protein MADNSMTVNSATDAYGNQYTQSISNDQLTTNDFLKLMIEELKLQDPTKPMDSSKMLSTQMQMSTLNSNMEMIKALQSIQTAFTQSSLSTATGIIGRGVENGSTYEDGSTKGYTVGSIEMKDGEVIVVAYEYLYTHSGVKLTEGEGEDAKSKDIVYDVDGNIYDENGKKTGETIVLDGPGVPKLEDGKLIIKDKDGKTLEEHKYELSGNDGNIYSKNPTEFPFSSITKVY
- a CDS encoding FliM/FliN family flagellar motor switch protein, producing MEISERVYDLLVDTEIVVDVMLGSTSISIGEFLKLTEGDIISLHKPAGSGGEIYVNSRIIGTGDIIVIDEKLAVRVQDAMDSDNVVRYFFDEHMI
- a CDS encoding FliH/SctL family protein — encoded protein: MAENVYSTAKVVRTDDNIQKFELSSFNKKNLKVDKEESQHFVPLKIGDEEVEQTAKVQNIEEEKHTLKEHVNIVDNSEVLEKIEPIFLEFEKLTQKIEQVSQKVTMIEQDAITKGKDLDAQVVKAIKDLKQYATFFEQATFQLESKLLKTSITIAQKIINIEVGENSTKIAKQTINQLLLKLKNASKVKIHLNPKDYYILKKDLELEPFIELSEDANVVAGGVVIASDLGNYDGSIEAKVSSMLESLDLVI